Proteins encoded within one genomic window of Procambarus clarkii isolate CNS0578487 chromosome 31, FALCON_Pclarkii_2.0, whole genome shotgun sequence:
- the LOC123758855 gene encoding ras-related protein Rab-11B isoform X4, with product MGNRDDEYDYLFKVVLIGDSGVGKSNLLSRFTRNEFNLESKSTIGVEFATRSIEVDGKTIKAQIWDTAGQERYRAITSAYYRGAVGALLVYDIAKLLTYTNVERWLKELRDHADQNIVIMLVGNKSDLRHLRSVPTEEAKAFAEKEGLSFIETSALDSTNVETAFHNILTEIYRIVSRQQLPDSGTNEPPGGKSITVEPTEPPSGSSSNNCCAR from the exons ATGGGGAACAGGGACGATGAGTATGATTATTTATTCAAGG TTGTGTTAATTGGAGATTCTGGTGTTGGCAAGAGTAATCTTCTTTCAAGATTTACAAGGAATGAATTTAACCTTGAATCAAAGTCCACCATCGGTGTTGAATTTGCCACACGCAGCATAGAG GTTGACGGCAAGACCATAAAGGCACAGATCTGGGACACTGCAGGGCAAGAAAGGTATCGGGCCATCACCTCGGCCTACTACAGGGGCGCCGTGGGTGCTCTTTTGGTGTATGATATTGCCAAACTGCTCACATATACCAATGTAGAACGTTGGCTGAAAGAACTTAGAGACCATGCTGATCAAAATATTGTCATCATGCTTGTAG GTAACAAATCAGACTTGCGCCACTTACGATCAGTGCCGACAGAGGAAGCCAAGGCATTTGCCGAGAAAGAGGGCCTGTCCTTTATTGAAACCTCGGCGTTGGATTCCACTAATGTAGAGACAGCCTTCCATAACATCCTCACAG AAATATATCGCATTGTCTCGAGGCAGCAGCTCCCAGACAGTGGAACGAATGAACCTCCTGGTGGTAAATCAATCACTGTGGAGCCCACCGAACCACCCAGTGGATCATCCTCCAACAACTGCTGTGCCCGCTAA
- the LOC123758855 gene encoding ras-related protein Rab-11A isoform X3, with the protein MGNRDDEYDYLFKVVLIGDSGVGKSNLLSRFTRNEFNLESKSTIGVEFATRSIEVDGKTIKAQIWDTAGQERYRAITSAYYRGAVGALLVYDIAKLLTYTNVERWLKELRDHADQNIVIMLVGNKSDLRHLRSVPTEEAKAFAEKEGLSFIETSALDSTNVETAFHNILTEIYRIVSQKQIRDPHDHDDSPTADVKAIHVEPTVNAESVRKQCCQQ; encoded by the exons ATGGGGAACAGGGACGATGAGTATGATTATTTATTCAAGG TTGTGTTAATTGGAGATTCTGGTGTTGGCAAGAGTAATCTTCTTTCAAGATTTACAAGGAATGAATTTAACCTTGAATCAAAGTCCACCATCGGTGTTGAATTTGCCACACGCAGCATAGAG GTTGACGGCAAGACCATAAAGGCACAGATCTGGGACACTGCAGGGCAAGAAAGGTATCGGGCCATCACCTCGGCCTACTACAGGGGCGCCGTGGGTGCTCTTTTGGTGTATGATATTGCCAAACTGCTCACATATACCAATGTAGAACGTTGGCTGAAAGAACTTAGAGACCATGCTGATCAAAATATTGTCATCATGCTTGTAG GTAACAAATCAGACTTGCGCCACTTACGATCAGTGCCGACAGAGGAAGCCAAGGCATTTGCCGAGAAAGAGGGCCTGTCCTTTATTGAAACCTCGGCGTTGGATTCCACTAATGTAGAGACAGCCTTCCATAACATCCTCACAG AAATTTACAGGATTGTCTCCCAGAAGCAAATCCGTGATCCTCATGACCACGATGACAGTCCAACAGCCGATGTAAAGGCTATTCACGTGGAGCCAACTGTAAATGCCGAGAGTGTGCGCAAGCAATGTTGTCAACAGTAG
- the LOC123758855 gene encoding ras-related protein Rab-11B isoform X2: MRWQRGVISEEASLGAGKISGPAVAPLSVSGRVANRIPSTRDTAHGIYSARPAEYSSAQLQNTAVYRWKSQHADRLTMCAFRLTFTDESQSPLNYVGNIVLIGDSGVGKSNLLSRFTRNEFNLESKSTIGVEFATRSIEVDGKTIKAQIWDTAGQERYRAITSAYYRGAVGALLVYDIAKLLTYTNVERWLKELRDHADQNIVIMLVGNKSDLRHLRSVPTEEAKAFAEKEGLSFIETSALDSTNVETAFHNILTEIYRIVSRQQLPDSGTNEPPGGKSITVEPTEPPSGSSSNNCCAR, encoded by the exons ATGAGGTGGCAACGTGGAGTAATTTCAGAAGAGGCAAGTCTGGGAGCAGGTAAAATCAGCGGTCCAGCAGTCGCTCCACTCTCCGTGTCTGGTCGTGTCGCCAACCGTATTCCAAGTACTCGAGACACTGCTCACGGAATATATAGTGCGAGACCTGCAGAATACAGTAGTGCACAGCTACAGAATACAGCGGTGTACCGGTGGAAGAGCCAGCACGCGGACCGCCTTACCATGTGTGCCTTCCGACTCACCTTCACTGACGAATCTCAGAGTCCACTTAATTACGTTGGGAATA TTGTGTTAATTGGAGATTCTGGTGTTGGCAAGAGTAATCTTCTTTCAAGATTTACAAGGAATGAATTTAACCTTGAATCAAAGTCCACCATCGGTGTTGAATTTGCCACACGCAGCATAGAG GTTGACGGCAAGACCATAAAGGCACAGATCTGGGACACTGCAGGGCAAGAAAGGTATCGGGCCATCACCTCGGCCTACTACAGGGGCGCCGTGGGTGCTCTTTTGGTGTATGATATTGCCAAACTGCTCACATATACCAATGTAGAACGTTGGCTGAAAGAACTTAGAGACCATGCTGATCAAAATATTGTCATCATGCTTGTAG GTAACAAATCAGACTTGCGCCACTTACGATCAGTGCCGACAGAGGAAGCCAAGGCATTTGCCGAGAAAGAGGGCCTGTCCTTTATTGAAACCTCGGCGTTGGATTCCACTAATGTAGAGACAGCCTTCCATAACATCCTCACAG AAATATATCGCATTGTCTCGAGGCAGCAGCTCCCAGACAGTGGAACGAATGAACCTCCTGGTGGTAAATCAATCACTGTGGAGCCCACCGAACCACCCAGTGGATCATCCTCCAACAACTGCTGTGCCCGCTAA
- the LOC123758855 gene encoding ras-related protein Rab-11A isoform X1 produces the protein MRWQRGVISEEASLGAGKISGPAVAPLSVSGRVANRIPSTRDTAHGIYSARPAEYSSAQLQNTAVYRWKSQHADRLTMCAFRLTFTDESQSPLNYVGNIVLIGDSGVGKSNLLSRFTRNEFNLESKSTIGVEFATRSIEVDGKTIKAQIWDTAGQERYRAITSAYYRGAVGALLVYDIAKLLTYTNVERWLKELRDHADQNIVIMLVGNKSDLRHLRSVPTEEAKAFAEKEGLSFIETSALDSTNVETAFHNILTEIYRIVSQKQIRDPHDHDDSPTADVKAIHVEPTVNAESVRKQCCQQ, from the exons ATGAGGTGGCAACGTGGAGTAATTTCAGAAGAGGCAAGTCTGGGAGCAGGTAAAATCAGCGGTCCAGCAGTCGCTCCACTCTCCGTGTCTGGTCGTGTCGCCAACCGTATTCCAAGTACTCGAGACACTGCTCACGGAATATATAGTGCGAGACCTGCAGAATACAGTAGTGCACAGCTACAGAATACAGCGGTGTACCGGTGGAAGAGCCAGCACGCGGACCGCCTTACCATGTGTGCCTTCCGACTCACCTTCACTGACGAATCTCAGAGTCCACTTAATTACGTTGGGAATA TTGTGTTAATTGGAGATTCTGGTGTTGGCAAGAGTAATCTTCTTTCAAGATTTACAAGGAATGAATTTAACCTTGAATCAAAGTCCACCATCGGTGTTGAATTTGCCACACGCAGCATAGAG GTTGACGGCAAGACCATAAAGGCACAGATCTGGGACACTGCAGGGCAAGAAAGGTATCGGGCCATCACCTCGGCCTACTACAGGGGCGCCGTGGGTGCTCTTTTGGTGTATGATATTGCCAAACTGCTCACATATACCAATGTAGAACGTTGGCTGAAAGAACTTAGAGACCATGCTGATCAAAATATTGTCATCATGCTTGTAG GTAACAAATCAGACTTGCGCCACTTACGATCAGTGCCGACAGAGGAAGCCAAGGCATTTGCCGAGAAAGAGGGCCTGTCCTTTATTGAAACCTCGGCGTTGGATTCCACTAATGTAGAGACAGCCTTCCATAACATCCTCACAG AAATTTACAGGATTGTCTCCCAGAAGCAAATCCGTGATCCTCATGACCACGATGACAGTCCAACAGCCGATGTAAAGGCTATTCACGTGGAGCCAACTGTAAATGCCGAGAGTGTGCGCAAGCAATGTTGTCAACAGTAG